One region of Ailuropoda melanoleuca isolate Jingjing chromosome 19, ASM200744v2, whole genome shotgun sequence genomic DNA includes:
- the CNPY3 gene encoding protein canopy homolog 3 isoform X1 has translation MELLPEPAPRPGPRCVLLLSLPLLLLLLLAPELGPSHAHAEETDWVRLPSKCEVCKYVAVELKSAFEETGKTKEVIDTGYGILDRKASGVKYTKSDLRLIEVTETICKRLLDYSLHKERSGSNRFAKGMSETFETLHNLVHKGVKVVMDIPYELWNETSAEVADLKKQCDVLVEEFEEVIEDWYRNHQEEDLTQFLCANHVLKGKDTSCLAERWSGKKGDTAALGGKKSKKKSSRVKASGGGSKQRKELGGLEEDRSPEEDEGIQKASPLTHSPPDEL, from the exons ATGGAGCTGTTGCCTGAGCCCGCGCCCCGACCCGGGCCCCGCTGtgttctgcttctctccctgccactgttgctgctgctgctgctggccccGGAGCTGGGCCCCAGCCACGCGCACGCCGAGGAGACCGACTGGGTTCGACTCCCCAGCAAATGCGAAG TGTGTAAGTATGTCGCCGTGGAGCTGAAGTCAGCTTTTGAGGAGACTGGCAAGACCAAGGAGGTGATCGACACAGGCTATGGCATCCTGGATCGGAAGGCTTCCGGAGTCAAATACACCAAGTC GGACTTACGGTTAATCGAAGTCACTGAGACCATCTGCAAGAGGCTCCTGGACTACAGCCTGCACAAGGAGAGGAGCGGCAGCAACCGGTTTGCCAAG GGCATGTCTGAGACCTTCGAGACACTGCACAACCTGGTCCACAAAGGGGTCAAGGTGGTGATGGATATCCCCTACGAGCTGTGGAACGAGACCTCTGCGGAGGTGGCTGACCTCAAGAAGCAG TGCGACGTGCTGGTGGAAGAGTTCGAGGAGGTGATCGAGGACTGGTACAGGAACCACCAGGAGGAAGACCTGACTCAGTTCCTCTGCGCCAATCACGTGCTAAAGGGCAAGGACACCA gttGCCTGGCAGAGCGGTGGTCCGGTAAGAAGGGGGACACAGCCGCCCTGGGAGGGAAGAAGTCTAAAAAGAAGAGCAGCAGGGTTAAGGCCTCAGGCGGCGGCAGCAAACAGAGGAAGGAGCTAGGTGGCCTGGAGGAAGACCGCAGCCCCGAGGAGGATGAGGGCATCCAGAAGGCGTCTCCTCTCACACACAGCCCCCCGGATGAACTTTGA
- the CNPY3 gene encoding protein canopy homolog 3 isoform X2, whose translation MELLPEPAPRPGPRCVLLLSLPLLLLLLLAPELGPSHAHAEETDWVRLPSKCEVCKYVAVELKSAFEETGKTKEVIDTGYGILDRKASGVKYTKSISEPPDQMTYLPSSSDFPLVRCAGAQSLSCCCLCRDLRLIEVTETICKRLLDYSLHKERSGSNRFAKGMSETFETLHNLVHKGVKVVMDIPYELWNETSAEVADLKKQCDVLVEEFEEVIEDWYRNHQEEDLTQFLCANHVLKGKDTSCLAERWSGKKGDTAALGGKKSKKKSSRVKASGGGSKQRKELGGLEEDRSPEEDEGIQKASPLTHSPPDEL comes from the exons ATGGAGCTGTTGCCTGAGCCCGCGCCCCGACCCGGGCCCCGCTGtgttctgcttctctccctgccactgttgctgctgctgctgctggccccGGAGCTGGGCCCCAGCCACGCGCACGCCGAGGAGACCGACTGGGTTCGACTCCCCAGCAAATGCGAAG TGTGTAAGTATGTCGCCGTGGAGCTGAAGTCAGCTTTTGAGGAGACTGGCAAGACCAAGGAGGTGATCGACACAGGCTATGGCATCCTGGATCGGAAGGCTTCCGGAGTCAAATACACCAAGTC CATTTCAGAGCCCCCAGACCAGATGACCTatcttccttccagctctgacttCCCTTTGGTGAGATGCGCAG gagctcAGTCCCTCTCGTGCTGCTGTCTCTGCAGGGACTTACGGTTAATCGAAGTCACTGAGACCATCTGCAAGAGGCTCCTGGACTACAGCCTGCACAAGGAGAGGAGCGGCAGCAACCGGTTTGCCAAG GGCATGTCTGAGACCTTCGAGACACTGCACAACCTGGTCCACAAAGGGGTCAAGGTGGTGATGGATATCCCCTACGAGCTGTGGAACGAGACCTCTGCGGAGGTGGCTGACCTCAAGAAGCAG TGCGACGTGCTGGTGGAAGAGTTCGAGGAGGTGATCGAGGACTGGTACAGGAACCACCAGGAGGAAGACCTGACTCAGTTCCTCTGCGCCAATCACGTGCTAAAGGGCAAGGACACCA gttGCCTGGCAGAGCGGTGGTCCGGTAAGAAGGGGGACACAGCCGCCCTGGGAGGGAAGAAGTCTAAAAAGAAGAGCAGCAGGGTTAAGGCCTCAGGCGGCGGCAGCAAACAGAGGAAGGAGCTAGGTGGCCTGGAGGAAGACCGCAGCCCCGAGGAGGATGAGGGCATCCAGAAGGCGTCTCCTCTCACACACAGCCCCCCGGATGAACTTTGA
- the PTCRA gene encoding pre T-cell antigen receptor alpha, which produces MAWTWLLLLLALGCPALPTDLISFPPPPAVTTVLRLAQQGVGGTPVPSLAPPITLLVDGKQQTLVVCLVLDVAPPGLESPIWFSADNGSSLDAFTYGPSPEADGTWTSLAQLSLPSEELAAWENLVCHTGPEAGGRSQRTRPLQLSGEASSARTCLWERLRGMRGQAVRLGALRLLLFKLLLLDVLLTCGRLRAPPSARGDPRLRTRPMGPQAHRRLPQPPPDVWIGRSAGGTAGPGLSESVQLALQPHCPGQEPRGPVREEGTLSTHRAWAWCS; this is translated from the exons ATGGCCTGGACttggctgctgcttctcctggccCTCGGGTGTCCGGCCCTGCCCACAG AtcttatttccttccctccccctccagcgGTGACTACCGTCCTGAGGCTAGCACAGCAAG GTGTGGGCGGCACACCCgtcccctccctggccccaccAATCACGCTGCTGGTGGATGGGAAGCAGCAGACGCTGGTGGTCTGCCTGGTTCTCGATGTCGCACCCCCTGGCCTTGAGAGCCCCATCTGGTTCTCAGCCGACAATGGCAGCTCACTGGACGCCTTCACCTACGGCCCTTCCCCAGAGGCCGACGGCACCTGGACTAGCTTGGCTcagctctctctgccctctgaggAGCTGGCAGCCTGGGAAAACTTGGTCTGCCACACCGGGCCTGAGGCTGGCGGCCGCAGCCAGCGCACACGGCCCCTACAGCTGTCAG GAGAGGCTTCCTCAGCCAGGACCTGCCTCTGGGAGCGTCTCAGGG GGATGCGGGGCCAGGCCGTGCGGCTGGGGGCGCTGCGGCTGCTGCTGTTCAAGCTGCTGCTGTTGGACGTGCTCCTGACCTGCGGCCGCCTCCGTGCCCCGCCGTCCGCGCGGGGGGACCCCCGGCTCCGCACGCGCCCCATGGGCCCGCAGGCGCACCGCCGTCTCCCGCAGCCTCCGCCCGACGTCTGGATTGGGCGCAGTGCCGGGGGGACCGCGGGCCCGGGGCTCAGCGAGTCCGTCCAGCTGGCGCTGCAGCCCCACTGTCCGGGCCAGGAGCCCCGGGGCCCAGTCCGGGAGGAGGGGACGCTTTCAACCCACCGAGCTTGGGCCTGGTGCTCATGA